The following are encoded in a window of Deltaproteobacteria bacterium genomic DNA:
- a CDS encoding Lrp/AsnC family transcriptional regulator, translating to MDETDRKLINRMQSRFPIDSRPYAVIGDKLGLSENEVIERVSRLKKVGVIRRIGANLNPRKIGFTSTLCAAHVPDDRVDEFVEEVNRHPGVTHNYGRNHHYNIWFTFIAPSSEQIEEHLKSISEHTGITDILNMPATKVYKIRAEFHV from the coding sequence ATGGACGAGACGGACCGGAAATTGATCAACCGAATGCAGTCGAGATTTCCCATCGATTCGAGGCCCTATGCGGTCATCGGCGACAAGTTGGGACTCTCGGAAAACGAGGTGATCGAGAGGGTTTCACGCCTGAAGAAAGTGGGCGTGATCCGCCGCATCGGGGCCAATCTGAATCCTCGCAAGATCGGGTTTACAAGTACGCTCTGCGCAGCTCACGTACCGGATGACCGGGTGGACGAATTCGTCGAGGAAGTGAACAGACATCCCGGAGTGACCCACAATTATGGCAGGAATCACCACTACAACATCTGGTTTACGTTTATCGCTCCGTCTTCGGAGCAGATCGAAGAACATCTGAAAAGCATCTCGGAGCATACTGGAATTACGGATATTCTGAATATGCCTGCCACCAAGGTATACAAAATCCGAGCCGAATTCCATGTCTGA